The proteins below come from a single Molothrus ater isolate BHLD 08-10-18 breed brown headed cowbird chromosome 3, BPBGC_Mater_1.1, whole genome shotgun sequence genomic window:
- the STX11 gene encoding syntaxin-11 has translation MKDRLSELREFARLHNQQFSDSDDDENSPQDILLYETDYALEILHKDIQSIRTENDHLKADVNRLRKQNTRFLTSMRRLSSIKRDTNCIARDIKSRGESIHRKLQVMRDFCEDAITKYGAMSVIARVAKNHYVDLMHTFQDAMFDYNAAEMNQRENCKIRIQRQLEIMGKDVSGHQIEEMIEQGKWDVFSENLLSDVKGARAALNEIETRHKELVKLEGRIKEVHELFLQVALLVEEQADTFDVIEINMQNVEDYVGDAKDQVKRALEYRRKHPLRTILCCCISCCRR, from the coding sequence ATGAAAGACCGTTTAAGTGAGCTGCGTGAATTTGCCAGGTTACACAACCAACAGTTCTCTGATAGTGATGATGATGAAAATTCACCCCAGGATATTCTCCTTTATGAGACAGATTATGCCTTGGAAATCCTTCATAAGGACATACAGAGCATCCGGACAGAAAATGACCACCTAAAAGCGGATGTCAACCGTCTCAGAAAGCAAAACACCCGCTTCCTCACCTCCATGCGCCGCCTTAGCAGCATCAAACGAGACACTAATTGTATTGCCAGAGACATTAAGAGCCGTGGAGAAAGCATCCACAGGAAACTGCAGGTAATGAGAGATTTCTGTGAAGATGCAATAACAAAATATGGAGCTATGTCTGTCATTGCCAGGGTGGCAAAGAACCACTACGTTGACCTCATGCACACATTTCAGGACGCTATGTTTGATTACAATGCAGCAGAGATGAACCAGCGGGAGAACTGCAAGATTCGAATTCAGCGGCAGCTGGAGATCATGGGCAAAGACGTTTCTGGCCACCAGATTGAGGAGATGATTGAGCAAGGCAAATGGGATGTCTTTTCTGAGAATCTCTTGTCGGATGTCAAGGGAGCTCGTGCAGCCTTGAATGAGATAGAGACGCGGCACAAGGAGCTGGTGAAGCTGGAAGGTCGCATTAAGGAAGTTCACGAGCTCTTTCTGCAGGTGGCCCTGCTGGTGGAGGAACAGGCAGACACCTTTGATGTTATTGAGATAAATATGCAAAATGTTGAGGACTATGTAGGAGATGCTAAAGACCAAGTGAAAAGAGCTTTGGAATACAGGAGAAAACATCCCCTCAGAACAATCCTCTGCTGTTGCATATCATGTTGCAGAAGGTGA